In Planococcus citri chromosome 4, ihPlaCitr1.1, whole genome shotgun sequence, the genomic window ATGAAATGCCGATGAACGGTGAGATTACTTTAGCTTTACGTTATGATCAAATCTGTATgctttttgctcatttttttctttttttcgttacagttgcTGATCTTATTTAAACCAAAACTTGGAATCGCACTTGCAGGAAGCAGGATTttgtaatattaatttttatacgTTAAATTCAATGTACAGTAtggaataaatattttaaattacatcATGAAAcacatttatttaatttattaccaatataaaattacaattatttCTTATTCTTTTAAACCAGTCAGGAGGCAGGGtgttttgatgaaacttttctagtttttttgaaaattttcaaaaatttatctgttttaaaactttgaagttgcataaatccttcaaaaatgaaagcaggtcaatcccaaaaattgcgaattttcaatttaaaaaattctcctcAAGTTCCAGCCTCgggtcaaatttttctttttgtgctCCATTGGTACactttagacgcccgtagtTTTCACACTACTCCAgtgttatcattattttggATAAGACCtgcaaaaaagtacaaaattcgGACTATTCGGACCTAGCAATTTTGATGCAGATGAAATTGAAGTAAAAGTTTAAATAACATGAACAGTTTGAGCGCATCGTTTAAAAAACTCATTCTAGAAGACGTGAACCATGATCCAGAAGAggtcgaattaatttttcgactAATGGATACAGGTAATTTAgttttacaaatacatttttctaaTCATTATCTTCGATCATCTGATTATTGTTTATTCACCAATGTAGATTCAGCAATAGCAATTCTGGTTATTGAATTGATGTTGCGAATTAACCCGCCTCAAGATGCTGGTTTAAATCTGGCTCGTAGAAGGTTGACAGTTGGCAAATTACTGTCATTTGGATACTTCAGTGGCGTAATGTCTTTGGGCATGGATTATAGTGACGAATGGCTGTTCATGGAGGATACCAACAATACTAAATATCTTCTGTTGGGCAACGATTACCCTGCGGTTTTATTTTTCGTACATTCTGTTTTTAATGCAGTGTGGATCACACTATcagtaggtatcatttttttataggtattttaagaATACAAAACTGTAATTTAATTACTATAATCTTTCAACAGTGTGAAACTTCGCGCTGTAGCAGAACAATAAGAATCCCTAATGACCAAATCCAGATGTTTCTTGAAGCAGGAGAGCAGAATTCCGATCAAATTCGATCGAAAATTGCTACCTTCTTCCGCTATGCAGCCTCATATTTCGGGTTGTAGTGAGTATCATTTCCTTTGTTGAATAAATCCACTGAGACTATAGCTATTACCACGTATTTCTATTTCAGTTTAGAGAAAATATTGCGAAATGAAGTTGGATCTATTCGTGCAAAAAAAGACctagaaattcattttaattgaaCAATAGATTAACTTTATTCTAATGACTGAGTGTTTTTTTCGGTGTTCCGAAGTCTTTGTACCTATACTACTCTGtatatttttgtttacaaaatataaagataaattttttttcgtagtcagtttttttttttcagatacatAAAGAAAATCATCgccattttataaaaaatgttatatttGAACAGTTATGAGGCAGTGTATTGCAACACAtgatgtacctatattttttaaaaatgaaaaaattgaattacaaatttcatgAAAGAACACACTACGGATTTCCAAAACGTTGAACCATTTTATCTTGAGTTGCCAAATcgagttgaacttttttccgCATGTAAAATATGGGACAGTCTCGACTAAAAACAATAAAGAACCAGAGTATTAGGAAATCATAATCTAAATTCAAGAATAAGTGctgaatttcttttttcgtaAGTGGAATGTTACCTGGTACAAAGGACTTCCTCGTGAAGACTtccttgacaattttgacattgTGTCCATAAACGACAAAATGATATTTCCAAATcattcattctgaaaaaatacacatttctaAGTGAAAAATCTCGATCTACGAGTAAACTAGAAGGTTGAGagcatcaaaaaaatgaaaccatatttactttttcatttcctgTTGATATAAAACTGACTCTTTGGGAAGGCAATGTTGACAAAGAGCACTATGCGGAGAATTAACTGGAAGAATAGATTTGCATCCGATGCAAACCTCTCGTTTTTTCGTGAAGGCAGATAAAGCACCTACTCGTGACGTTACGATAGTCTTTGTTCTCGTATGGTCACCTCCTACAAGTAAATAAAACAGATGAGTGGAAATATCTAGCTTTCCTTCGGCCTGTTTTCTCGAACTTACTCAGCAAAAGAGATTCAGCTTTATCGCCCAGAATAGGTGAAAATATTCTCAACAATGGTTTCGATAGCTGGTTTTCCAAATAATAAGTCGTATCGATAGGAATACTATTTTCCAACACATAAATGGGATCCTTAGAGAGAAAAACACGTAAtcgttgtactttttgaaagcaaataattcaaaatttgaaaatactctATTCACCTCAGCCCTCATATACGCAGGAGTACCTTTGGTACCAGTGATAAGAACATAAGGTACACGATCACCGAGCTTCGGAGCTGTACCTTTATCACGTTTCTCCATTTTCTTCGCCAATTCTACGTGAGCTTGCTTGGCAGCATATTCATTCTTGGTCAACTCTTTCGTGATGACCAACTGTGAGATATCTATTCTGTTGCATAATAAATCAGTAATGATTTGTTTAGCGTAAGCTAAAGCATCGTCAGGATCTCTGTAAAAAGATTAATGTTaacatcgagaaaaataaaaataaccgtGGAAAAATGGATTATACAAAGGTACCTTTCGATGAGGAGTTTATTCAAGCAGGTATTCATTACATTGGCTACTAAAGGACAATTATCACGTCTTACGGTTTCTAATCCTTTGCAATCCATTTTATCGTATTTATCAGCCTTGGTGAAGTACAAACCGGCGTATCTTTtcttattaattaataaatatgGAAAGTAGAcctggaaattaaaaaaatcataacataAAACTGGAGTAAAATGCTTTCTTTCGAGGAAGTAAAAaaagattactttttcaaactcgaTTTTAATCGGTTTTATGAACTTCTCACTGACGAATGCAGCAGCATCGGCTCCTATCTTCATACCATCTTCGACCGAATTCacataaaaattcaccattacCGAATCAGTATCACcgtaaattacctaaaaatattttcttttagtCACATCATCTTTTACGTTTTGAAATAGTTCTACGAACTGAAAGTATACCGTAGCATCATGCTCGTAACCATTTTCAATACGGTAACGATGTTCAATTTCTTGCTTGGTTTTCTCAATCATAGTTCTACCATAAGCTGTCACACTCTGAAAAAGGTATGAAATtagtttcatcaaaaattcttattcgaaaaaaatctcattcaaaaatcttacagctgaaatttctaaacaTGGGAGTTTTCCAACTTGAGCACCGGTAAACCCATAGACGGAATTGGCGCTGATTTTCAAAGCAAGTTGTCTACCATCTAAAACCATTCTTTTAAAAGGACaagtttcgtttttcaaatctAACTTGGCTTTTTTACGAGCACTCAGTAAATCCTCCAAGATTTCTGGCAGGAGGCCttttaaagttgaactttttacgAATAGATGGCCTGCCGGAGTTTCAGTGATTTGATCCGGATTCAGACTGCAAAAACAACGAATTCGTGTAAAACACAATCAAAATAATGGTGAAAATTATGAAAGGGTTGAATCAACATACCCTAATTTATCTTTAGCGTGAGGTTTGATCAACGAAGTGTAACATAAATTATGAGCTATCATGATGCTCGGGTACAGAGAATTAAAATCTAGGGTGACGATAGGTTGGGAATAATATCCTCTGATTGGTTCGATTACGGTTGCACCTTCGAATTGTTCATCGGTTCCTCCTTCACTGTGGTAGACTGGCATCACGTAGTTCTTCTCTTTGctctaaaaaatattgttttatgaGCGACGCTTTTATTTAGGAAAATTTCTCTCATACCGCACTCACTTTTCTTAATAACTGAGAAACAACTTTAATCTGTTGTCCCCGTGTGACCAAACAATCAAGAGGTACACCGGTTACACGAGCCATTTCCATGTAGTTAATGAAACACATCAGCTTCTCCATTAATTTTAAGGGCAACTGAGCATCTTTCAAACAATAGACTGCTAACCTGGAAacaaatcgaaaatgaaaaaatccgtACAGATGTCAGAAACACAATATGTACTTGTGGTACCTTCGTCTGGTTTGAGCGTTTCCATTTTGCAATGTTGTGATAATGCTGAAATGTACGTCTTCTTTTTGCTCGCCTAAGAAATGTGAACTGACCGAATTCAAAGAATATGAACGTAATTTATACTCGTGACAAATGACctgcgaattaaaaaaaattgtacagaaagGTCTTACGAGATTTCACAATTACGATTTGAGatatttatttaccaaaaataaatcaaaaaccatTCTTCCTTCGGAGTTGATACTTTTAATTACTCTTTTTCCCATTTGTTTACTCTGAATAGTATGACTTTTCACGACGGATCTGTATTTTCAAACAGGAAAAAGAAAGAATTAGCGAATGAAAGTTTCAATAAGATATTTAAAATATCGTAttactttttatttctttctctGCCCAATA contains:
- the LOC135843151 gene encoding uncharacterized protein LOC135843151, with translation MNSLSASFKKLILEDVNHDPEEVELIFRLMDTDSAIAILVIELMLRINPPQDAGLNLARRRLTVGKLLSFGYFSGVMSLGMDYSDEWLFMEDTNNTKYLLLGNDYPAVLFFVHSVFNAVWITLSCETSRCSRTIRIPNDQIQMFLEAGEQNSDQIRSKIATFFRYAASYFGLYLEKILRNEVGSIRAKKDLEIHFN
- the DNApol-delta gene encoding DNA polymerase delta catalytic subunit encodes the protein MEIEDDFMDDELMNVDIPNAEDLKPEWKRPPLRNFDPDKDAITFQQLTIDHIQGDSYPGMPGPQDNNVPIFRVFGLTMDGNSVCCHIHGFSPYFYVDAPSNFKPEHCQPFKNALDSQLSKEIKDCNSGAVLMVEIVQKKSLVGYWGDNFDNFLKITVKLPNYVGIAKRLFSKGLSMPPSPHHQFECYETNIDFDIRFMVDSDIVGCNWIELPAGKWFMRKFNTKPKNTSLCQIEVDISYENIISHAPEGEWSKVAPFRILSFDIECAGRAGVFPEPKFDPVIQIANVVSCHGKAERIITNVFTLKSCDPIVGCDVISFESEKDMLKRWAEFVRIVDPDVITGYNINNFDLPYLIDRANHIKVDDFTLLGRERNKKSVVKSHTIQSKQMGKRVIKSINSEGRMVFDLFLVICHEYKLRSYSLNSVSSHFLGEQKEDVHFSIITTLQNGNAQTRRRLAVYCLKDAQLPLKLMEKLMCFINYMEMARVTGVPLDCLVTRGQQIKVVSQLLRKSKEKNYVMPVYHSEGGTDEQFEGATVIEPIRGYYSQPIVTLDFNSLYPSIMIAHNLCYTSLIKPHAKDKLGLNPDQITETPAGHLFVKSSTLKGLLPEILEDLLSARKKAKLDLKNETCPFKRMVLDGRQLALKISANSVYGFTGAQVGKLPCLEISASVTAYGRTMIEKTKQEIEHRYRIENGYEHDATVIYGDTDSVMVNFYVNSVEDGMKIGADAAAFVSEKFIKPIKIEFEKVYFPYLLINKKRYAGLYFTKADKYDKMDCKGLETVRRDNCPLVANVMNTCLNKLLIERDPDDALAYAKQIITDLLCNRIDISQLVITKELTKNEYAAKQAHVELAKKMEKRDKGTAPKLGDRVPYVLITGTKGTPAYMRAEDPIYVLENSIPIDTTYYLENQLSKPLLRIFSPILGDKAESLLLRGDHTRTKTIVTSRVGALSAFTKKREVCIGCKSILPVNSPHSALCQHCLPKESVLYQQEMKKMNDLEISFCRLWTQCQNCQGSLHEEVLCTSRDCPIFYMRKKVQLDLATQDKMVQRFGNP